A single region of the Acidithiobacillus acidisediminis genome encodes:
- a CDS encoding PilZ domain-containing protein: protein MSTMDPAARALSVVLRDAESVQRYFLPQVRGGGILVETPNLLPMGADVLLMITLPDNGQRTPLQGKVIWIMPKDNRDGHPPSMGIRFTNDRSGVLTRIQSIVSSLPKGQKREILAF from the coding sequence ATGAGTACGATGGATCCTGCAGCTCGTGCACTCTCGGTCGTATTGCGCGATGCCGAATCGGTGCAACGCTATTTCCTGCCGCAGGTGCGCGGCGGCGGCATTCTGGTGGAGACGCCCAATCTGTTGCCCATGGGCGCGGACGTGCTGCTCATGATCACTTTGCCCGACAACGGTCAGCGTACCCCGTTGCAGGGCAAGGTGATCTGGATCATGCCCAAGGACAACCGCGATGGTCATCCGCCGTCCATGGGCATTCGTTTCACCAATGACCGCTCCGGTGTGCTTACGCGGATCCAGAGTATTGTCAGCAGCCTTCCCAAAGGGCAAAAACGCGAAATCCTGGCTTTTTGA
- a CDS encoding type II toxin-antitoxin system RelE family toxin, whose protein sequence is MSYSLEFQETAWKEWKKLDHTLHEQFKVKLRERLENPRVESARLSGMPDCYKIKLRAAGYRLVYRVFDERVVVAVVAVGKREDSAVYRKAKGRMK, encoded by the coding sequence ATGAGCTATAGCCTCGAATTTCAGGAAACCGCCTGGAAGGAATGGAAGAAGCTCGACCACACCCTGCACGAGCAATTCAAGGTCAAACTACGGGAGCGGCTGGAAAACCCCCGCGTCGAATCTGCCCGTCTCTCGGGCATGCCTGACTGCTACAAGATCAAACTGCGCGCCGCCGGCTACCGGCTAGTGTATCGGGTATTCGACGAGCGAGTCGTGGTGGCCGTCGTGGCCGTGGGCAAGCGGGAAGACAGCGCGGTATATCGCAAAGCCAAGGGGCGGATGAAGTGA
- a CDS encoding type II toxin-antitoxin system Phd/YefM family antitoxin produces MELLYTNASVSISELKRNPTAVIEEADGFPVAVLNHNRPAAYLVPAAAFEAMMERLDDIELAMLVKERESEPTVRVSLDEL; encoded by the coding sequence ATGGAACTACTTTACACCAACGCATCCGTCAGCATCAGTGAACTCAAGAGGAATCCCACAGCTGTCATTGAAGAGGCAGATGGCTTTCCCGTCGCCGTCCTCAACCATAACCGGCCTGCCGCCTATCTGGTACCCGCCGCCGCTTTTGAGGCCATGATGGAGAGGCTCGACGACATCGAACTGGCCATGCTAGTGAAGGAACGCGAGAGCGAGCCCACCGTCCGAGTCAGCCTCGATGAGCTATAG
- a CDS encoding uracil-DNA glycosylase family protein — MGSNPTLSASSSHIGQCLHMNNPLFVVQDQYLQDDAFASLLQERGITMLREFLPYRPIAEQFWQQYVPEPLPQTVIVGLNPGRLGAGLTGIPLLDFRSLANLLPDTQLPRNETEPSANFFHRVVQNIGAEKFYREFYVSNVSAVGYVRDNKNCNYPDLPDAAQRIIEQRFLDEMAVLAPKRIIALGREVEATVRRLFSGGSVTISHLPHPSWIMTYRLREAQSWVRRYTQMLTQG, encoded by the coding sequence GTGGGTTCGAATCCCACTCTCTCCGCCAGTTCCAGCCACATCGGCCAATGTCTGCATATGAACAATCCCCTTTTTGTTGTCCAAGACCAGTACCTGCAAGATGATGCCTTTGCCAGTCTTCTGCAGGAGCGTGGCATTACGATGCTGCGGGAGTTTCTGCCGTATCGGCCCATAGCGGAGCAATTCTGGCAGCAATATGTTCCCGAGCCTCTGCCCCAAACCGTGATCGTAGGACTCAACCCGGGACGCCTGGGCGCGGGCTTGACGGGCATTCCTCTGCTGGATTTTCGTAGCCTGGCGAATTTGCTCCCGGATACCCAGCTGCCGCGCAACGAGACGGAGCCCTCGGCCAATTTTTTTCATCGCGTGGTACAGAACATTGGTGCCGAAAAGTTCTATCGCGAATTCTATGTCAGCAACGTCTCTGCCGTGGGCTATGTGCGGGACAACAAAAACTGCAACTATCCCGACCTGCCGGATGCCGCCCAGCGGATTATCGAGCAGCGCTTTCTCGATGAAATGGCCGTACTGGCTCCCAAGCGTATCATCGCCCTGGGGCGTGAGGTCGAGGCCACGGTTCGGCGATTATTTTCCGGTGGATCGGTAACCATCTCCCATCTCCCGCATCCATCCTGGATCATGACTTATCGCCTGCGTGAGGCGCAGTCCTGGGTGCGCCGTTACACGCAGATGCTCACGCAAGGCTAG
- a CDS encoding group III truncated hemoglobin, whose product MADELPVLPAKRKLEPLCQKIGLPTIRVVVDDFYDRIQRHPTLAEPFGIVGDWTLHKERLTHYWWTVMGGLPYQDFRYALGDKHAPVGVTNALVDDWLQLFHETLLDHLDADLAQRWHGLARGIGESLRLMFARDM is encoded by the coding sequence ATGGCTGACGAATTGCCCGTCCTTCCTGCCAAGCGCAAACTGGAGCCTCTTTGCCAAAAGATCGGCCTCCCCACCATCCGCGTGGTGGTGGATGATTTTTATGATCGTATTCAACGGCATCCTACCTTGGCCGAGCCCTTTGGCATTGTGGGCGATTGGACCCTGCACAAGGAACGTCTCACCCATTATTGGTGGACCGTGATGGGCGGTTTGCCCTACCAGGATTTTCGCTACGCCCTGGGTGACAAGCATGCGCCAGTTGGGGTGACGAACGCCTTGGTGGATGACTGGCTGCAGCTCTTTCACGAAACCTTGCTCGATCATCTCGACGCTGATTTGGCACAGCGCTGGCATGGCCTGGCACGCGGTATCGGGGAGTCGCTACGCCTGATGTTCGCCCGCGACATGTAG
- the ilvA gene encoding threonine ammonia-lyase, biosynthetic translates to MKGLLREILCSRVYDVARETPLEAAPKLSARLGREVLFKREDLQPVFSFKIRGAYNRIAQLSAEERQRGVIAASAGNHAQGVARSAQFLGIQAVIVMPRTTPEIKVRAVRALGAEVILHGDSYSDAQAHCQQLIAETGMVFIHPFDDPLVIAGQGTVGAELLRQRGTGLGAVFVPVGGGGLIAGVAAYLKSIVPEIRIIGVEPFEADAMYQSLQADERIELEQVGIFADGVAVRRVGEHTFALCRKYVDQVVRVSNDEICAAIKDVFDETRTVMEPAGALAVAGLKRLAMEESTQEKHGAWAAILSGANMNFDRLRFIAERAEIGEAREALFAVTIPERPGAFQAFCAAIGGQRVITEFNYRLHRRDEAQIFVGVAVQDREDAKRLLHGLQQLGHTALDLSDDEMGKLHIRHMVGGHALLARHERIFRFEFPERPGALMEFLAKIGGRWNISLFHYRNNGVDFDRVLAGFEVPNSDAREFEAMLQGLGLPYAEETENPAYRFFLEPGEEREPRLHVAGEHQA, encoded by the coding sequence ATGAAGGGCCTCCTACGCGAGATTCTCTGTAGCCGAGTCTATGACGTCGCTCGAGAGACTCCTCTAGAGGCTGCACCCAAGCTGAGCGCGCGGCTTGGAAGAGAGGTGCTGTTCAAACGCGAGGACCTGCAGCCAGTATTCAGCTTTAAGATCCGCGGTGCTTACAACCGTATTGCCCAGCTCAGCGCCGAGGAACGTCAGCGGGGCGTGATCGCTGCCAGTGCTGGCAACCATGCCCAGGGCGTGGCCCGCAGCGCCCAGTTCTTGGGAATTCAGGCGGTGATCGTCATGCCCCGCACGACTCCCGAAATCAAGGTGCGGGCGGTGCGTGCCTTAGGCGCGGAAGTCATTTTGCATGGCGACAGCTACTCCGATGCCCAGGCCCATTGCCAGCAGCTCATAGCCGAGACAGGGATGGTTTTCATCCATCCCTTTGACGACCCCCTGGTGATTGCCGGTCAGGGCACCGTAGGGGCCGAGCTGTTGCGTCAGCGCGGAACGGGACTGGGTGCCGTCTTCGTGCCCGTGGGGGGAGGCGGACTGATTGCTGGCGTAGCCGCCTATCTCAAAAGCATCGTTCCAGAAATCCGCATCATTGGCGTCGAGCCCTTTGAAGCAGACGCCATGTACCAATCTTTACAGGCAGACGAACGCATCGAACTCGAGCAAGTGGGGATCTTTGCCGATGGGGTCGCGGTGCGGCGCGTAGGCGAGCATACCTTCGCCCTGTGTCGAAAATATGTCGATCAGGTTGTACGGGTAAGCAACGATGAAATCTGCGCCGCCATCAAGGACGTCTTTGACGAAACCCGCACAGTAATGGAGCCTGCCGGGGCGCTGGCCGTAGCCGGATTGAAACGCCTGGCGATGGAAGAGTCGACGCAGGAGAAACACGGGGCCTGGGCCGCCATTCTGTCAGGTGCCAACATGAATTTCGACCGCTTGCGCTTCATTGCGGAACGGGCCGAAATTGGCGAGGCGCGGGAGGCCCTCTTTGCCGTCACCATACCTGAGCGTCCTGGCGCATTTCAGGCCTTTTGTGCCGCAATCGGTGGCCAGCGGGTCATCACCGAATTCAACTATCGTTTGCATCGGCGTGACGAGGCACAAATCTTTGTCGGAGTAGCGGTGCAGGATCGAGAAGATGCCAAACGGCTCTTGCACGGCCTACAACAGCTGGGCCACACCGCCCTCGACCTCAGCGACGATGAGATGGGCAAATTGCATATCCGCCACATGGTGGGTGGTCATGCCCTGCTCGCCCGTCATGAGCGCATCTTCCGCTTTGAGTTTCCCGAGCGCCCGGGCGCCCTGATGGAGTTTCTCGCCAAGATTGGTGGGCGCTGGAACATCAGTCTCTTCCATTATCGCAATAATGGCGTCGACTTCGATCGCGTCCTTGCTGGCTTCGAGGTGCCCAACAGCGACGCGCGGGAGTTTGAAGCGATGCTACAAGGCCTGGGGCTTCCCTATGCCGAAGAGACGGAAAACCCCGCCTATCGTTTCTTTCTCGAACCCGGAGAAGAGCGTGAGCCGCGCCTACATGTCGCGGGCGAACATCAGGCGTAG
- a CDS encoding winged helix-turn-helix domain-containing protein, producing the protein MQKHSHVIAPRLRILLAEAIAIGPGKAELLQRIAEKGSISAAARAMNMSYRRAWLLVDTMNRSFVGPLVGTATGGTRGGGAYLTELGKEVLAHYEAMEEKANTALAEDIARFRQWLRPDGPLPPSHGTPE; encoded by the coding sequence ATGCAGAAGCATAGTCACGTCATCGCGCCGCGCCTGCGGATCTTGCTTGCAGAGGCCATTGCCATTGGACCCGGTAAGGCAGAACTGTTGCAACGCATTGCGGAGAAAGGCTCGATTTCCGCAGCAGCGCGGGCAATGAACATGAGCTATCGCCGGGCTTGGCTCCTGGTGGACACCATGAATCGATCCTTCGTTGGCCCTTTGGTGGGCACCGCGACCGGCGGCACCCGTGGCGGTGGCGCCTATCTGACGGAGCTGGGCAAGGAAGTCCTCGCCCATTACGAAGCCATGGAAGAAAAGGCCAACACCGCGCTGGCCGAGGATATCGCCCGATTCCGCCAGTGGTTGCGCCCTGATGGCCCCCTTCCCCCCAGCCACGGCACGCCAGAATGA
- a CDS encoding YheT family hydrolase produces the protein MSLPCSFASPVWLPSGDAETLWAPFFSLREKVSLRREIWSTPDQDRIAVDWIDANPEAPLLVLFHGLGSSSRGHYALSLGAALQHRGWGGCFVNFRGCGGIDNLLPRAYHAGDSDEIAWIIERLASPARPLYAVGVSLGGNALLKYLGEDRPPLLTGAAAVCAPVDLIATAAHIAQQRFYDWYFVHTLQRQMGRYARRFPQLVDWSAVHRAKTLRAFDDAFTAPVHGFSDAMSYWQQSSSGPGLQRITVRSLLINSRNDPIVPIDAVEKWPRSKAVHACFTQYGGHVAYVQGRFPGRTRWLPAQILRFFQGEEPHAEA, from the coding sequence TTGAGCCTCCCCTGCTCTTTCGCGTCCCCGGTTTGGCTGCCTAGCGGCGACGCGGAAACCCTCTGGGCCCCATTCTTTTCTCTGCGCGAAAAGGTTTCTCTGCGGCGGGAAATCTGGTCCACACCAGATCAGGATCGGATTGCCGTTGATTGGATCGACGCCAATCCTGAAGCCCCGCTACTCGTGTTATTCCACGGTCTCGGGAGTAGCAGCCGCGGACATTACGCCCTGTCGCTTGGCGCCGCGCTCCAACACCGTGGCTGGGGCGGCTGTTTTGTCAATTTTCGTGGCTGTGGCGGCATTGATAATCTGCTTCCGCGCGCCTACCACGCCGGCGACAGCGATGAAATTGCCTGGATCATCGAGCGCCTTGCCTCCCCCGCCCGCCCACTCTATGCCGTCGGGGTATCCCTGGGCGGGAATGCCCTCCTCAAGTATCTGGGGGAAGACCGCCCACCGCTGCTGACCGGTGCGGCAGCAGTCTGCGCACCCGTGGATCTCATCGCCACGGCTGCTCACATTGCCCAACAACGTTTCTATGACTGGTATTTCGTTCACACCCTGCAACGCCAAATGGGACGCTACGCGCGCCGCTTTCCACAGCTCGTAGACTGGTCTGCGGTGCATCGCGCCAAGACCCTGCGGGCCTTCGACGATGCCTTCACCGCACCAGTGCATGGCTTTTCTGATGCCATGAGTTACTGGCAACAGAGTTCCTCCGGGCCCGGTCTACAGCGCATCACCGTACGCTCCTTGTTGATCAATAGTCGCAATGATCCTATCGTACCCATAGACGCAGTCGAGAAATGGCCGCGAAGTAAGGCAGTGCATGCCTGCTTTACCCAGTATGGTGGTCATGTTGCCTATGTGCAGGGCAGGTTTCCCGGACGAACGCGCTGGTTACCAGCACAGATCCTGCGATTTTTTCAGGGAGAAGAACCCCATGCAGAAGCATAG
- a CDS encoding (2Fe-2S)-binding protein, whose translation MSAEAQEVDDSPYCCCSAATFQEILERQQAQPLPFMELLMVHAGCGSGCGSCIEELEQYLRAHDAYIED comes from the coding sequence ATGTCAGCTGAAGCTCAGGAAGTCGATGACAGCCCCTATTGTTGCTGTTCGGCGGCCACCTTCCAGGAAATTCTCGAGCGCCAGCAGGCGCAACCATTGCCGTTCATGGAACTTCTGATGGTACATGCTGGCTGCGGTAGCGGCTGTGGCAGCTGTATAGAGGAATTGGAGCAATACCTCCGGGCGCATGACGCCTATATCGAAGATTGA
- a CDS encoding nucleotidyltransferase translates to MAKSPQRLRRLLAVEAARIMVDEAVGDFRSAKEKAARRLGVEAQQHWPSNTEIHDELQARLQLFHADTQPLALRRLRELALQAMQWLQEFQPRLVGPVWEGDATEHSKITLHLFADAPESVLFFLLDAQVEYEEGWQRLRFGDAQPQDYPSFQLEYEGVPLRLVVFALDEDRRSPASPRDGKPLPRGGITQLRRLLAETP, encoded by the coding sequence ATGGCCAAGTCTCCACAACGCCTGCGGCGCCTGCTGGCAGTAGAAGCAGCCAGAATCATGGTCGATGAGGCCGTAGGGGATTTTCGTAGTGCCAAGGAGAAGGCCGCACGGCGTCTGGGGGTAGAGGCGCAGCAGCACTGGCCCAGCAATACGGAAATTCATGATGAACTTCAGGCCCGTCTGCAGTTGTTCCATGCTGATACTCAGCCTTTGGCCCTGCGCCGCTTGCGGGAACTCGCCTTGCAGGCGATGCAGTGGCTGCAAGAATTTCAGCCTAGGCTCGTCGGCCCGGTGTGGGAGGGTGACGCGACTGAGCATAGCAAGATCACCCTGCATTTATTTGCGGATGCGCCGGAATCGGTGCTGTTCTTTCTGTTGGATGCGCAGGTCGAATACGAGGAGGGCTGGCAGCGGTTGCGATTTGGCGATGCGCAGCCGCAGGACTACCCCAGCTTTCAGTTAGAATACGAAGGGGTTCCCTTGCGTCTTGTCGTCTTTGCCTTGGATGAGGATCGTCGCAGTCCCGCCTCACCCCGGGATGGCAAGCCTTTGCCGCGGGGTGGAATCACGCAGCTACGGCGCCTCTTGGCAGAGACGCCCTAA
- a CDS encoding alkene reductase, producing MTDLFTPLRLGAVEINNRVLMAPLTRCRAEGEHVPTPLMAEYYAQRASAGLIIAEATMILPGNSAFWHEPGIYSPAQIAGWRLTTDAVHAAGGKIALQIWHGGRACHPDLNDGAIPVAPSAIAISGEEVHTPKGKQSYTVPRALQDAEIPAIVAGFAQAARNAREAGFDMVEVHAANGYLIDEFLRDGSNQRQAPYGGNREARARFLFEVLDAVSAAIGADRVGVRFSPLNSFNDMQDSDPVGLYTWLAETLNDRHLAFVHLMRADFYGKQQADVLGPVRKHYQGNLIANMGYSPAEAETAVAEGLVDAVAFGTSFLANPDLPARIRKGSALNEPNPATFYTPGPEGYTDYPTLAI from the coding sequence GTGACCGACTTATTTACTCCCCTACGCCTCGGTGCCGTAGAGATCAACAACCGCGTTCTGATGGCCCCCCTCACTCGTTGCCGCGCCGAGGGAGAGCATGTGCCCACGCCTCTGATGGCAGAGTACTATGCCCAACGCGCGAGCGCAGGCCTGATCATCGCTGAGGCGACCATGATCCTGCCGGGCAACTCGGCCTTTTGGCACGAGCCGGGCATCTATTCCCCTGCACAGATTGCCGGTTGGCGCCTAACCACCGATGCCGTGCATGCCGCTGGCGGCAAAATCGCCTTGCAGATCTGGCACGGTGGGCGGGCCTGCCATCCTGACCTCAATGACGGCGCGATCCCCGTCGCTCCCAGCGCCATTGCTATCTCCGGCGAAGAAGTCCACACCCCCAAAGGGAAGCAGTCATATACCGTGCCGCGAGCTTTGCAGGATGCCGAAATTCCCGCCATCGTTGCTGGCTTTGCGCAGGCTGCGCGCAATGCCAGGGAGGCAGGCTTCGATATGGTCGAAGTACATGCCGCCAACGGTTATCTCATCGATGAGTTTTTGCGCGACGGCAGTAACCAGCGGCAAGCCCCGTACGGCGGCAATCGCGAGGCCCGGGCCCGCTTCCTTTTTGAGGTCTTGGACGCGGTCAGCGCGGCCATCGGCGCGGATCGGGTGGGTGTGCGCTTCTCGCCCCTCAACAGTTTCAACGACATGCAGGATAGTGATCCCGTCGGGCTCTACACTTGGTTGGCCGAGACGCTCAATGATCGGCATCTGGCCTTTGTGCATCTGATGCGTGCCGATTTCTATGGCAAGCAGCAGGCGGATGTGTTGGGCCCGGTGCGTAAGCACTATCAAGGCAATCTCATCGCCAACATGGGCTACAGCCCGGCGGAGGCCGAAACGGCTGTCGCAGAAGGCTTAGTCGATGCCGTCGCCTTTGGTACCTCCTTTTTGGCCAATCCCGATCTACCCGCGCGCATCCGCAAGGGGTCGGCGCTCAATGAGCCCAACCCGGCCACTTTTTATACGCCTGGGCCAGAGGGCTACACGGACTATCCTACTCTAGCGATTTGA
- a CDS encoding sensor domain-containing diguanylate cyclase, with translation MFKEHNDNDVIPALLSQAEIQDLVAQITMVNLLDQHPLPHVVTYKRRFIYVNPAAVGLFDAETTMDLLGQDITTFIHPLDHGRVLTRLEILGPNKLANPPSLTRITTLKKRSKRILSTSMLITVNGQEFAIASGTDITNGIHRSELESDRNYQSLFENMLDVFYRTDKEKRLTLVGPAVTKMLGYKPEDVLGLPAASFYVDPNKREEVVARIARDGEIKDFQVDLKHKSGYPVSVEISSRAIYDSENNVIGVEGVFRDVTEQNSMKENLQLLAATDELTGIFNRREFLRNAEMCVKKLKRHPETSILAIVDLDKFKQINDDFGHLSGDKILKIFTEIFKRNLRETDIFGRLGGDEFSIILQSIDKSTAQPLLERMLSELRSKSLRLRGDVQINISASIGATFLTSEDHPLNTALARADQALYQAKKHGGSCLVIYD, from the coding sequence ATGTTTAAAGAACACAATGATAATGATGTAATCCCAGCCCTCCTTTCGCAAGCAGAAATACAAGACCTGGTAGCCCAGATCACCATGGTTAATCTACTCGATCAACATCCTCTGCCCCATGTAGTGACCTACAAAAGAAGATTTATCTACGTGAACCCTGCCGCAGTAGGGCTATTCGATGCCGAGACGACCATGGATTTATTGGGGCAGGATATTACCACGTTCATCCACCCTTTGGACCATGGACGTGTGCTGACGAGACTAGAAATTCTTGGACCGAATAAACTGGCAAATCCTCCATCCCTGACACGCATAACTACCCTAAAGAAAAGATCCAAGAGAATTCTATCCACAAGCATGCTCATCACAGTAAATGGTCAAGAATTTGCCATTGCGAGCGGAACAGATATCACTAACGGCATACACCGATCAGAGCTCGAATCAGACCGCAACTACCAGAGTCTTTTCGAAAACATGCTCGATGTATTCTATCGAACAGACAAAGAAAAACGACTCACTCTCGTCGGTCCAGCTGTAACTAAAATGCTGGGATACAAGCCAGAGGATGTCCTGGGTCTTCCTGCAGCAAGTTTTTATGTTGACCCCAACAAAAGAGAAGAAGTAGTTGCACGAATAGCTCGAGATGGAGAAATAAAAGATTTCCAAGTTGACCTCAAACATAAATCCGGTTATCCGGTTTCGGTAGAAATATCAAGCAGGGCAATTTATGACAGCGAAAATAATGTCATTGGCGTGGAGGGTGTCTTCCGCGATGTAACAGAACAGAATTCAATGAAGGAAAATTTACAGCTTCTTGCTGCAACAGACGAGCTTACTGGGATATTCAATCGTAGGGAGTTTCTCCGCAATGCAGAAATGTGCGTAAAGAAGTTAAAAAGACACCCTGAAACCTCCATACTAGCGATAGTAGACCTCGACAAATTCAAGCAAATTAACGATGATTTTGGGCATTTAAGCGGAGACAAAATTCTAAAAATTTTTACTGAGATTTTTAAGCGTAATCTACGAGAAACAGATATATTTGGTCGCTTAGGAGGAGACGAATTCTCTATCATATTGCAAAGTATTGATAAATCTACAGCTCAGCCTCTCCTTGAAAGAATGTTAAGCGAGCTTAGATCGAAAAGCTTACGGCTCAGAGGCGACGTACAAATAAATATCTCCGCCAGCATTGGTGCCACATTTTTAACGTCCGAAGATCACCCCTTGAATACCGCCCTGGCAAGAGCAGATCAGGCTTTATATCAAGCAAAGAAACATGGCGGTTCTTGTCTTGTGATATACGACTGA
- the tnpC gene encoding IS66 family transposase produces MDLAESPTPRNYPEALAAWQLQVEINATIHKKFEAQIQGLQSQLDWFRQQFFGQKSERRVPPPPVEQLSLGQEFSPAEVAPAPLRIVAAHTRAAPKRPEDRAESLPFFDESRVPTETITLPAPEIAGLDPDACEIIDTKVSYRLAQRPGSYVVLKYERPVVKLRESETLHTAPAPMGVLDGSRADVSLLAGILTDKFLYHLPLYRQHQRMVAQGLRVSRSWLTDLVQRSILLLSPIYTAQFESIRQSRVLTMDETPIKAGRREKGKMHQGYFWPVFGDAQEICFPYAESRGTIHIRELLGPLAPGTVLLSDGYAAYARFQKENAGLIHAQCWAHSRREFVRAEAHAPERVAEALEQIRAFYRVEDEIRSQGLSGADKRHYRYTHSRPRVAQFFTWVEQQLTDTALLPSNPFTKALAYVHSRKGPLQVFLEEPDVPIDTNHIECQIRPIPLGRKNWLFCWTELGAEHLGIIQSLLSTCRLQGIDPYDYLVDVLQRVGQHPAKDVAQLTPRLWKEHFAQAPLRSDLHRFQQHR; encoded by the coding sequence ATGGATTTGGCAGAATCTCCCACCCCCAGAAACTACCCCGAAGCCCTCGCTGCCTGGCAGCTGCAGGTCGAGATCAATGCCACCATCCACAAGAAATTTGAAGCCCAAATCCAAGGGCTCCAAAGCCAGCTCGATTGGTTCCGCCAGCAGTTCTTCGGCCAGAAGAGCGAACGGCGCGTCCCTCCGCCTCCGGTCGAGCAGCTGAGTCTCGGTCAGGAGTTTTCTCCGGCGGAAGTCGCACCTGCGCCTCTTCGTATCGTCGCCGCCCATACTCGCGCCGCGCCCAAACGGCCGGAAGATCGGGCCGAAAGCCTGCCCTTCTTCGATGAGAGCCGGGTACCTACCGAAACCATCACCCTCCCGGCTCCCGAGATCGCAGGCCTCGATCCCGACGCCTGCGAGATCATCGATACCAAGGTCAGCTACCGCCTGGCCCAGCGGCCAGGCAGCTATGTCGTCCTCAAATACGAGCGGCCGGTGGTCAAGCTCCGGGAATCGGAGACCCTGCACACCGCCCCGGCTCCCATGGGGGTTCTGGACGGCAGCCGGGCCGATGTCAGCCTGCTGGCGGGAATCCTGACGGATAAGTTCCTGTACCACTTGCCGCTCTATCGGCAGCATCAGCGGATGGTGGCCCAAGGCCTGCGGGTCAGTCGCTCTTGGCTCACCGATCTCGTGCAACGGTCCATTCTGCTCCTGTCCCCCATCTATACGGCCCAGTTTGAGAGCATTCGCCAGTCTCGCGTGCTGACTATGGACGAGACCCCCATCAAGGCGGGACGCCGGGAAAAGGGCAAGATGCACCAAGGGTACTTCTGGCCGGTCTTTGGCGATGCCCAGGAGATCTGCTTTCCCTATGCCGAAAGCCGGGGCACCATCCACATCCGGGAGCTCTTGGGCCCCTTGGCGCCGGGTACGGTGCTCCTGAGCGATGGCTATGCCGCTTATGCCCGCTTCCAGAAAGAAAACGCGGGGCTGATCCATGCCCAGTGCTGGGCCCACAGCCGACGGGAGTTCGTGCGTGCCGAGGCCCACGCCCCGGAAAGGGTGGCCGAGGCCCTGGAGCAGATCCGGGCGTTCTATCGCGTCGAAGATGAGATTCGCAGCCAAGGATTGAGCGGTGCGGACAAGCGGCACTATCGCTATACCCATAGCCGCCCCCGGGTCGCCCAGTTCTTCACTTGGGTCGAACAGCAGCTGACGGATACGGCCTTGCTACCCAGCAATCCCTTCACCAAGGCCCTCGCCTACGTCCACAGTCGCAAGGGGCCGCTGCAGGTCTTTCTGGAAGAACCTGACGTGCCCATCGACACCAACCACATCGAGTGCCAGATCCGACCCATTCCCTTGGGGAGAAAAAACTGGCTCTTCTGCTGGACTGAACTTGGTGCAGAGCATCTCGGTATCATCCAGAGTCTGCTCAGTACCTGCCGCCTGCAGGGGATCGATCCCTACGATTATCTCGTAGACGTCCTGCAGCGGGTCGGTCAGCATCCGGCCAAGGACGTGGCCCAACTCACCCCTCGTCTGTGGAAAGAGCACTTTGCCCAGGCACCCCTGCGCTCCGATCTGCACCGCTTCCAGCAACACCGCTGA
- the tnpB gene encoding IS66 family insertion sequence element accessory protein TnpB (TnpB, as the term is used for proteins encoded by IS66 family insertion elements, is considered an accessory protein, since TnpC, encoded by a neighboring gene, is a DDE family transposase.), giving the protein MFFPEGRIRVFLCRVPVDMRKSFDGLSALVHPTFAQDPLSGHCFVFVNRRATQMKVLYWDRTGYCLWAKRLERGGFWSWRHPPKAEIDWTGLKLLLEGIDGVQKRRRYRHQNGEKFS; this is encoded by the coding sequence ATGTTCTTTCCGGAAGGACGCATCCGGGTCTTTCTTTGCCGGGTGCCGGTGGACATGCGTAAGTCCTTCGACGGGCTCTCGGCCTTGGTGCATCCGACCTTCGCCCAGGATCCCCTGTCCGGGCATTGCTTCGTCTTCGTGAATCGCAGGGCGACCCAGATGAAGGTGCTGTATTGGGATCGAACGGGATACTGTCTCTGGGCCAAGCGCCTGGAGCGGGGTGGCTTTTGGTCGTGGCGGCATCCCCCCAAAGCGGAGATCGACTGGACCGGTCTCAAACTCCTGTTGGAGGGCATCGATGGCGTCCAAAAAAGGCGCCGTTATCGGCACCAAAACGGAGAAAAATTCTCCTGA